A stretch of DNA from Pagrus major chromosome 22, Pma_NU_1.0:
AAGCTGGATTTGTGGCCCAGTGGGTCATAGTGATCTGGGGAGGAGGTCTGGCGGTGAAAGCTGAAAGCAGCACTGACCAAACTGTTGTTGCTGCGCCTGTCGTAGCTGCTGTTGCGGTTAAAGCCTGGACGGTTGCGCGAAGACAGACGTGATTGGCGAGGAGGGCGGCGAGTGATTCTGGCTGAGCCTGCTTTGCGTCTGGACATCCAGGTCAAGAGCACGTAAACAAGTGCCCCTAAGACCAGGCCCACCGCCATGGACACACAGAAAGCTATGATAAGAGGGACTgtgaagagagaaacaaaaaggatACTTTATGAACTGTGCTTCAATGTATTTTTGATGGATCCTTTTCAAACCGCCTCCATATTCTTGGCTTCTATCTAATTCTTCCTTCCAATTAACTTATTTACTCTTCAGGTTCACTTTGAGGGACAATAGTTTTATAACATTTATGTACATGCAATACATCCAAATGCACTTTCTCCTCAATAACTTTTTGtattaatgtcttttttatcaTCCCCTAGGAATGGAAAGAATTTTAATTAGAATCTATGACCTTACGAAGATTACAGAAGCCATCTGTTTGCAACAAATGGAAGATTGCCAACAGTGTCTTGCAAGAGGGTGCCCCTTGACAACATAATAAAGGCTTTCCTCTTTCATGTTTACAAGAGCAAGTTTTCATGAAGACAACAAACTGATTGCATTTCAATCCCACAAAAAAGGCATTGGCTTTTTGCTCGTTGCTTCTTTGCCTTGGAAGTTGTACTGCCAACATAAGCGTGCTTGGGAGGAGACAGAATGCAGCGGCTACGACAAATCCCGCTGGACTGCTGCCAgggaaaacaaatcaatttCCTTTCAATACAGTTAAGCGTTAAAAAGACTGACCCTACTTTGCTACCAGCCCATATTtccacagcagtttttttttccttctctaaCTTTGGGAAACGTGACACTGCTGGTCAAAAGTCATCTGGAAATGACATTTGGGAAAactgaggaaggaaaaaaaactagGAAAACATGTCTGTACATTATAAATTTTGAGTGAGTATTTTTAAAATTCACAAAAGTTTcctatgaatattttaatttgttggaGTAGGTTATCTTCAGATGGAATCAGGACCACATATTGTAACTATTCCAGAGGCGATTAAAGCTTGAATTCCTGAGAGAACAAACAGTGCCTATCAGAGACCACATGAAAAGAACCAGGGTAAAGAGAAGGGAAGTTAGAAACGACTCACCAGCGTCAAAAGACTGAAGTATTTCCAGAAAGAGATTTGTGTTGTTCTCAGCCATGactttgtcttttctgtcagagaagaagacagactGATTGCCAGTTCAATCTGTCTTTTCCTGTCTCTTCTACTCCCttgtcctcttcttctgtcAATACTTgcctgtctctcttttctcctgATGGGGTTTCCTCACTTTCTGCTTCCCCCTTTCCtgttctctcactttctccctcTGCCGTCCCTTGCTCACTTTTTCTGTCAGTATGTCTGTCTCCCTCAGAGGGAGACTCAGCCCAGAGGCACACAGGACCGACTGGCGGCTAACTCTGGCAGTCTTCTTGTTTATGGAAGCGGAAAACTACACTGTcacatttcctgcttttctgcTTGAAATTAGCAACAGGAGTGGCTTATCTATCCAGGACAGAGATCCTGGTGGTGGGGAGACGGGGTGTTGCTATAATCACTTCCTCCTTCATCATTTCCTTCAGGTTGATTAATGTGAAACAGTGTCACCCCCAGCACTGTGAGACTTCTGTTTTTACCATAGGAAAGTCCACCACACTCACCAATAGTTTTGTTCCTTTCCGAGACGATTAATATTTCAATCTCTCATATTTTACCCTTCCACCACAGATACCACAGATGACAGATTTGTCATAAGTTGCACCAGCAGTTACAGACTTGGGTCTGAAATGTGTGTTGAAGGCAAAACCACAGCAGGAATTGATGGTAGCAATGctgtaagtgtttttaatttgcaGTTGTAATGTTGCAAAAGAAATTATTCCACTCTGGTGCATTTTAAAATGGATTGTGAGTCTTTGTTAGTAAGCTCAGTCTTTCCACAGTGTCTGCCAGGTCAACGTAGCGTGCATTGGTCGTCTGGTCCTTTCTCAGTTTGGAGAGATCCAGTAAAAACACTGTAGTTTGATAAGCAGCACAGCTAATCTTTCAATGCACAAACTTTTCATGTTTTGCCCATGAAAAATCAGGACACAGTGAATAAGAAATTAAGCTCTTCATGTTACTCATTCTTGATCCCACACTCAGCATTGTTTTTAATCTAGCCCCAGCCAAATCTGCAAGGTCATCAATACAGTCAAAAGGAAGGATACGGGTAGTCATATTGGTATGCGTTTAATGTGGACCAGCCCATTTGCTCCATCAGTTTTGGATTATACATCTACTACCAGAGTGAAACCTTAAATCCAACCTCAGCATTAATCAAGTAAACCTATTAATCCTGTCAAGTAAGATGAAAAAGTATAAGATTTTCAGACACAATCTTTGAGTGTATTATACTAAGAAGTAGACAACCTTCAGCCATCctggcaaagagagagagggagagagagagagagagaaaatagcCCAAACAAAGATTGAACTTCCTTTAATTGTTGTCTCTGCTCTAAAACCTGTTcagaatcaacaacaaacaCTCGTAACACTTTATAGGCCATAGTGTGTGAGGCTATTGTGTTCTTAAATAGAGTGATTGGAGTGTAATTCTAGGCCATTCTGCTTATAGGTGGAGGAGACATTCTTTGAGATTTATGGCTTAAGTTCATGGCTTTGTCAAAATGTCATTGGGCACAGTGTTGGGAAACTACAGTGTGCAGACCTTAAATGCCTCCTCCAAGAAAGTATTAAGgcacataaaaatgattttatttgtgtctgacatggtttttgcagaaaaaagtttaattatCACAATTGaatccttaaaatggcacctacTCGTTTTTGCTGAAAATTCCagaatatgtaaatatataaatatcttttcacaagtttaactgtTGGACATAAGATGCCTCCTGCTTTGCTGTTAAGTTCATTCTCAGTGCATGAGCACTGGAGgcttccacatcacacttgtctatgctgaatattggaccagaattggcttccaaactatttgtgatggAACACATCATGCTTGCAGGAGGCCTCTTACAATCGGATTTTCAATGAggacagagaaaatgtacatgtgtttttctattCCCTCCTTGACCAGTAGATGGAGTAAGACTCCAGCATAACTTCACACCACATGTCATCATGTCTCTGAGAGCAAGTCCACTTCCAACCTGTCCATTAAAACATGCAGACTAGCCTGTTTCACatagtcaaaataaaaatacaaaacccaACCAACTGCAACCTTTGTTTTTCTACAGAAATATGTTGGCGCTAAGGTCAAATCTCATATTTAACATGCAAACTGCTCTTCTTAATTATCAatgcagtgaggttgcagagcTACACATACGGATCATTATAGTGCATACATACACAACATCATCCTCCGCATATTTTTAGCAGAAAACTCATCTCACGGTTTTGATCAATGAGGAATGGTCTGCCATGATACAAAGCAGTGATCCCATGTATAGTTTTGCTAGATTTGCAGAAACTTGTTCACCCCTAGAAGACAATGGAAAGGGGTTGTAAGTTAAATCCATGTCTTTTAGATGTCTTATAACCTTGATATGCATTGGGCTACAAATATCAGTAGAACTTATTTAACATAATTTGTAACTAAACATTTTTTAGCtccattcatttaaaaaaaagaaagagtcaGCCCTGTTCAAATGGCTTTTTGAACAGATAATTTTGCAGTACATTAAATAGAGTTGCAGAACAGCATTTCTCTCTTTGGCATTATGTTGATTTTGACATGCAGGTGGACAACAAACTTTCTAATGAGATTTTAGAAAACTGCTGACTGTGTATGAAAGAGATTACCACACTGGCGGTCTCGCTCCCAGCTCTCTGCCTGTGCAGTGATTAGATAAGAAAACGAATCTTAACGGGGAAGGGGTTGGCTACTATAGGAAGATTTCCTATTGACCCCCGTGCTttgtctctgctctctgctcccctctgctgcagcactctctgttctctcttttgCTGAATCTGTTTGGACCTGAGGGGCTCTGGACGGTAGAGGTCACCCCAAGCTGAGCTGCATAAAAATGTTGGAATCAGCAGTCCTTCCCTGCTGCAGAGGAGCCAGCCAATCCAACTGAATCCTACAACGTATCACACTGGCAAGTCAAACAGCGCATTCTGACAATGTATGATTTATTCATGTACATTTATTCAGAGGAAGTACTGATTTAGTTGATACTGAGTGTGTTTAGGTTAAACTGCCAAGGTAGTTGATTGGCCCCTGACTTTGCTATTACAATTGCTATTGATCAGGCATGTAATTGTGGTggattatattcatttttaccCATATgcaacatatatattttttgacaatAGGGAGAAACTTGGGTAAAGAATTTATTTGCTGTTAAAACACAGTTGCCTGCTTTTGGGAATGAGAGTGTGTCATGTTTAACAACTCATAAAATCTAAATAATCACCTCTCCCACCACATCATTTTggtgaaaagtgttttttcccccagtaAACATCATGTTTACTCAGTCACTGTAGTCAAAACGGTTCACAGCAGAGCTTCAAAACAGAGCCTAGACAATACAGAGATGTAGAAATCTGGATTCCCAAATAGATTGTTGAGAGCTGTTCTGTTGTCTTGTTGATTCACACCCACAAAACCACCCTCATTCACTCGCTCCCAATGCCACAAGCTTATTAACATAAAGCCATTCCATAAATTAATCTCTGAAGCAGATTGCACACCACTGTCATCACAACAGATTGATACAACAAGCACTGCATCtgcaaatttaaacaaaaaatgaaaaaaaattatcgGCTCTGCGATAAATTCATCATTTCTCAGCTCTTTAAATCTTTTGTGCCCTCTCTTCTATCTCTCACTTTATTGAATGAGGCTTCGGCCAGAGCACTGTAGCTCCCCTTTCAGCTCTTCTAAGAGCTCTCctgagatgatgatgaaaggACTTGTCTAATGGGATTACACATCGCGATAAGTGCTCAGAGCCTAGTGGTTCATCGCACCTCCCTCCTGCATTTCAAAGAGTGGCATTGATCCGCTGTGCAGTCACATATCTTGGACATAGAGTTTTGGAGAGATGTTTTATTGGCAGGGGAGTGATTGTTTACTCACCTTCCTGATTGTCTTCTTAGCCTCAAAATTAGCTTTTgccttcatgttttattttaaaggaaaaagcatTGTAAGTAAATCTCAaaattttgcattatttttgtaGAGAAGTTGTCTGGTTTTTGATTTGTGAATTGGAATGACTCCCCCTTTGACACAAGCAGCAGTAGGGCAGACtgaaatgatgatgtcatgagaTAAATCGTGGGACTGCTCAATAAGCAGTGAATAATGGAGCAACCGATGAAAGAAAAGGTAAAAAGTGCATCTCAGAGGTGCCCAGTAAGCATTTACATTAATCCATCCAGATATAAGGATGCTTGCGTTTTTTACATTCGCACAGGTAAAAAGAAACGTGCTGTTGCCATCATAGGCAAGGTTTGCTGCAGCTAATTCTgttctctcctctttcatcgTGTCCCTCTGTCCCTTTCTCACTTGCTGAAACACTcacaaacataacacacacacacgcacacgcacacacacacgcacacacacacacacgcacacacacacacacacacacacacacacacacactaacacacatctCTTAACATTGGAACCAGGAGGCATGAGAAGATAACCTGGCACGCTATTGGTCCTGACGTCTCAATGAGAAGGAAGAACCATCCCTTTTGATTGGACAGCAGGTGGCAGTGCATGCAGACCAGGAAGCTGTCCTGTCTGCAGAAGTAAAAGGCTCAGGCGAGGCGAGCATACACATACActatacacatacagtatgcacttacatcatcattatcagGGGAGGAGCTTCACAGGAGTGTGAGGATTGCAGACTGCCACTGCAACAGGGATGACTTGGAAAGAGAGACACAGCAATATGGACACGCTTCAGTCCTAACAGCCTGCAGTCAGGATAAAACACAAATCTACCGCAGCCCAGTCTGAGTCCTGATCAAAGCATGAGAGCCTTGGCAGGGTAAGGTGACGTGCAGGAGTTGGGACGTGACTTTGGTGACCTCAAGACAGCAGCATGGCATCACCCAGGCACTATGGACACTCTGTTCGGGATATCACCAATGTGATGCAGAAGCTGCAAGGTAGGCACAAAATGCTTACTCACTCACACTGCTCCACCTTGGTTTGCAGCGTTTTTAGAGGTGACCTAGTGCTCGGCATGacacagcaaaacagtatgaGCTTACTGtgactgtaaaaatgttttacagtacatgcatCTTGTCCTTTCTGCTCATGACCCTGTAAGTCTTATCTGTGGTGTGTAGGAATTCAAGTTATTGCTTACAAATGTGTGGTACGAGAAGGACATAACTGAATGGTACGTGCAATCTCACAGTATGCAGTGCTCAAGTACATTGTGCATTTTTTAGGCTACAATCAGTTATGTTTTGTCTGACATTCAGTTGCTATCAGTGCTTTAGTTCGCTTTACTTTCTGTGGAGTTTAGTtagttaaccctaaccctaaccctcatgaTTGTGAACAGGGATGGAGATGCATGCGGCTGTTAGTCTGTGCATAAAGCTGTGCAGTACGGCAGATTTAATGACTTAAAATGAaggcttttttctgttttcgtGGGGAAAGAAACCACGAGAGTAAATGAGATTAAGTGAGCCGATGTGTGAGAGATTGTATTATGGCattgttcttgtttgtatttactgtctgtgttaATGTGTGCACATGCTTGCTGCACGTTTGCAGTGTGGGTGAGTGTGCTTACATGTGCACAGATATAGTAGAGTGCATATGTGCGTAGCTGTGTCCATATGAGTTTCTTCATGTGGATAGAGAGGGAAGCAGACAATAGCAAAGCTAATCCCCAGAGAAGCTGACATGATGAAGTCTGTTCCTCGCTCTTAACCCTGCTGTAGTAACAGGACTTTCTTATTGTAGACAGCTATATCTGTTCATTTAATATTAAACTGTCATGAATTACAGCCTTTATGTAAATTCTTTTTAACCTTTGGCACATTAAAACGAGTGTTCCTCGCTTCCTTATCTTATCTCAGCTCTCCTCtaacttttctttcatttgcatACTGTATTTGCAGCAGATATCAGCTTTTATTCAGTCTTTCCCCTTCCTAGAAGTCAAATAATGCGGGTGTATCTTTTTTGTACTATAGCTACTTCACAAGCCTCCACTGTAAAAACATGTCTCTGTCACACATCTTACCGTCAGTAAGACAGGATCAAAATGATGACACTCGCAAAGTAGCAGGAAAAGTCAGGTGACACCAGAGCTGAGATCCAATATGGCAGCTCCCTATGTGGCTTCTGAGGTGGCACTTTCTGTGAAAGCTGAGAACAGCATCACCAGCCACGTGGCTcctctgcatcactgtgtgcAGGTGTGGGTGCACACTTTGAATCTCGATTGTGCTCCGTTTGATCTAATTTTAGACGCTCCCCCTTAAGCTGTCTCTCTGGCGCTGCAAGGACAGATTGCTGTATCAATACATATTCAGTGAGAATTATACAATTTATCAAATTTAATTGGTGTCAAAATGTTCTATTATTAATGTAGGATGATACAATTCACtacttaaaaattaaaagagacattgctgttttGGGAAACTGCATAATTATCTACACTAAAAATGCTGGTGTTTCCAGATATGTTTGCAAACCAACAAGGTATATCTGCAGACATAAGGGAGTCCACAGCTTGTAGCTACATTCAGGTGTCTCATTTAACACTACAAGCATGAGCTGTAAATAATGCAGTTTTGTCCCAAGTGTGGCTTGTTCCAAAAATACTCCTCTGAATGGGTCCTGTGGTTGGGGGTGTGTCTGCATCGGCTGGTGAAATCCTTTATCTAATTACGCCAAACAGTGCGTTTAGCAACAGTTGCTTTATTGTTGATGTCTCTtggcatgtaaacattttagaTAAGGCTGGTCTTGTTGCCGTGGTTATCCTCACAGAGGGATGGACTGAGGGTTTGTGGGAAAAATACTCCCTGAATATTGCCACATTTCTCCTAACCACAGAGACAATGGACAATGTTAATGGCTACTGAATTACACAGGGTGTCTTGTACTTGTAGCCTGGAGTAGAGATATGTTTTATATCTGTGTTTGAATAGATTTGCTTGGACATCGGCTGAGTACGACTTACTCTTTATGCCATATATGTTCTCCTCTGAGTGCATGATCACATTAGCTTATTTACGGGGGGACGTGGAATCTAATttgacatgacattttatttgatgtgtTCTGGTTGCCATCCATCTCCTGGGAGACGAGAGCTGAACCTGTGATGATATCATCAAGACGTTCCGTAAGAATCAAAGAGGAACACTTGCGTTTTCATTAGTCTGAACATAAAACGGCTCATAGGATAAGTGGAACACAACGTAAacatgtgttttcttgtgtttgttaTCATGCATTAGGGTAGTCACAAGCTTGCTCCCAAATGACAGCTGTAAATGAAATCAGTGCTCAGGGAAGCTTGCTTCTCATTTCTCAGGGTTGAAGCAGTGATTTCTCTCCAGTGGAATAATTGTTCAGAAATTTGTTATGCTGATGTGTTATGTTCACATGTTTTTTGAGGAAGACTTGATTGCAATCTAATTTCTTACCTCATGAGAGTTAAATATAGGTGATCTAATACCATTTGTATGTCTTTTAAAGCCTGATTAGATTAACATATTTTACTCCTTCTCTCAAGCGAGGACATTGTTCTGAAATTAGCAACGTTCCACGAATCACCAGATACCATGAAAAGAACTATACTCCCTTCAGGCTCAATTTGGAAGCTGTTAGTAACCATTCAGTGcaacatcaaaacaatcaaaaactTTTGCCCCAGTTCTgggtctgtgtttttctcctttcaACCACCTCTTTTGGTGTACCTCTCTGTCGCAGTGAAAAAACAGCAATTAGTGACACCATATGGCAGAGAACGGCGAGGCCGCTTTGAACACCTCCCAGCCTGAACTCCTCCATATGCTGTGGAATTCACCCGTTTGTTGTTTCTCATTAATGAGAAAAGCGATGCACTGTTTTTCCTATTTCAATATCTCACCTGTTTTTGCCATCATGGGCGGAAGAGGCGTACATCCTCGCCTACACCTCTGGGTTTTACCGTCTGCTAGCCTATCAAGCGGAGAAGTTTTCTAAGTCTCATTGTGTTGGGACCACCTGCTTGAGAtttctgtgtgtaggctgcaTGTAATCCTGTCCTAGCAACTTGCTTGTGATCAGATAATACTGAAGGAGATTGCAGCAGACTGAGTCTCAGTCAGTTCAGGTCTTTGCAGATGTGTTCTGCAAAGCATAGTGACTACATTTAGAAATGCTAAGGAGGATGCTGAGCAGGAAGAAAGGTAGAGCAGAGGGTAAAGGGAAAGGACAACAGAGATCAGCACATCTGGAAGACATGAACGCACACTGAGAGTAGTGGATGGATGAAATAGGgatgagagaggcagagggaaaaGCAAGAAAATGAGACTGGACAAgcaggggggagagagagaaagcaagcCCACACACCAGTTTTTAAGCTCCTGATTGCTAGCGGGACTGGCACAGATCCTCAGGTTGGCACAGCGCCAGGGTGACATCCTGTTGCCAGGGGCGACATTATGGTTCGGCCGCAGCCAAGGAAGGCCCAAGCAGACGGTCACCTTGAGCCATGCCAGCCTCCTGTTTAGTTCTGACACCACCATTTATCGTCTGCGGCTCCGGATACCAcggcttcacacacacatgtgcccACACTCACAGTCAGACACCGAAACAAACACTTGGTGTTAAAAATAGCTGTgatacatcttttttttttctgcccctATCATACCACTGGGAGTCAGCAGTTTAGCTGAGTGGTTAGACAGACACAGAACAAGTCTTCAAGGCCGCCAGACCATTAACATGAAGCCATAACTCTGTTGTAGCCTCAGAACTGTGGCGGTAGGGCCAGTGTGGGATAAAGCCTCAGCATGAGCTATTATTTAttctgctgcctcttctccTTGTCTTTCCAGATTGTGTTTATGACTGGTTGCCACGGCGGCAGTCGCATGACAGCCAGCACAGGATTTTTTCGCCCTGTGGGCTTATTGGCCATGTCTGGTTCAGCTTCTGCTTCTGTAACAGAACATTATGTttgataaaatgatgatgtgtgtgtgtgtgtgtcactgtgtgtgtctgtatgctaaGAGGTTATTTGTGTTTAGTCCACGCTAGTTTCTCAGTGACAGCATCTATTGCAGATCAGATTATATTCTCTTTTAACCTGACAGTCATTGAGGGGTTGAGTGACATATCACAAGATTAGGTCACTGGGGTTCCCACCCATACAATATGGAGGGTGGACCAGCCTTCATTAACTCTAAACCCTCTTTTAAAGGTCACAGCTTCATGAAGGTCAGAGTGTATTAGTTCAGTGGAgcaaaatattaaacataagCATCTAAAATTGGTGAATCTCTCTCTCGGTTGCCGATACAAGCCTGTAGacgattttgttgttgtttagtgctgctggactgtggatttctttgtgaaggactcaggttgGGTTTTCTGCAACAGTACAAAGGACATGACTTAAAGCACGTTCTggagtgcctcgtctcagcatctctctctgctccgccagcagaagttccacagagcccatTTGATAAATTGAAACCAAGGGGGAAGAAATTGACAAAAAGTCTGGTTGTATTGACAAAAGAAATATTACCCCCTGTTGGTATTTCTGTGTTAGCATTCCggtgtagtgccgagaagagactgcttgccgaaaaacgactgcccccgacgggaacgcgcatcagttcagaggaagtgggcgtaggtctactacgggtcagctggcagacgcagcaccgagagaaatgttttttttactgcgcagtcctgtagcccaagtgaagaggctacggaaaaagaacggcgcagataaaaaaagtaacctgatgtttccataatgtaggatagttgtcaacaattgatgagggtagatgctttaccttgccacttttattgttgttgttgttgttatcgttgttgcaatgtgattttacaccgctttgatctataaataaagttacaaTTCAATattcctgtttcagtgattttataacgaggattaggaaatcaatgcagaaaagaatgcagtgtttccacgtcacattagatagcaatcatataacacatactgagaaattagtaagtgctatcagaggtgggtaataacgatttacatttacttcattacatttacttaagtaactttttggataacttgtacttttaagagcataattatgaatacaataatgcagtatatatagaactgtaggctaactgtaacggattgcctttacattctgcataacattctctgtgtttgccaggtgcatgtacagtgaatttggtcaatatcactgtgtcactgtgcagtcacttttcggcagggcctgccgaaaagtgactgcaccctgtaactctggattgggaggggttacattctctgtctttttagcattaatagtagaggaaaccagatgcatgtacagtgaatttggtcaatatcactcacTCCTTGCCGAAAAGTACCCTGTAAAGTACCCTGCACCCTGTAATGAGTTACAGgttgcagtcactttttggcaggccctgccgaaaagtgactgcaccctgtaactctggattgcaaggagtgatattgaccaaattcactgtacatgcacctggtttcctctactattaatgctgaaaagacagagaatgtaacccctcccaatccagagttacagggtgcagtcacttttcggcagggcctgccgaaaagtgactgcaccctgtaactctggataTCTAATGTGACGTTtaaacactcctgcattcttttctgcattgatttcctaatcctcgttataaaattactgaaacagagatattgaattatgactttatttatagatcaaagcggtgtaaaatcacattgcaacaacgataacaacaacaacaacaacaataaaagtggcaaggtaaagcatctaccctcatcaattgttgacaactagcctacattatggaaacatcaggttacttttttttatctgcgccgttctttttccgtagcctcttcacttgggctacaggactgcacagtaaaaaaaacatttctctcggtgctgcgtctgccagctgacccgtagtagacctacgcccacttcctctgaactgatgcgcgttcccgtcgggggcagtcgtttttcggcaagcagtctcttctTGGCACTACACCTGCCAAGTTGGATGTCTGTTGATTAAGTTAAACTTCACAAGGCAGATTGCTTCAAATGTAACGCAAAACAAGCAGAATTTAGTGAAACTGAAGGTACAAAGAGTCTTTACAGGTGTAATAAAAGGAGCATTTTACAGGACCTTGCCATATGAGGTGCTGTTGACCCAGTATGTACCATTACATTCAATCTGGTGCAAATTACAGCTTTGGGCCTCACTGATTCCATGATACAGTTCCTTCAGCATTTCTATAACATCTCTGATTCGGTCTGTCAGATTGAGGCATCAGATAGTTTTGATGGACGTACAGAACAATGTCCCCACAGATAAAATCCTGACACCTGAGCTCCTGACCCCAGGACACATTCAGCCTCTGTCTGTAATACTTTTGAGTCTCATGCATGCTCTTATCTTTCACCCACAGACACCTCTGTCCCTTTTTTTCACCTGTCACAATGTGATTGGACAGTTGAAAACTCTGCCTCTGGCGGTCCATTTAGCACTCGGCGGTTTTTAAATAGAGGTCACATTGTGGTGCCTTGACCTCTTAAGAGGTCAGCTGGCCTGTTAATGTGGTGATTTCAGCATACCTGA
This window harbors:
- the myct1a gene encoding myc target protein 1 homolog; this translates as MAENNTNLFLEILQSFDAVPLIIAFCVSMAVGLVLGALVYVLLTWMSRRKAGSARITRRPPRQSRLSSRNRPGFNRNSSYDRRSNNSLVSAAFSFHRQTSSPDHYDPLGHKSSFRASTFHPLLQCSQIAREAEEGSQTTLPRTPTLNTSTGSAQTAAQPAATPPRPESFWGNSGLRGFHATQTPPPAYESIIRAYQETCT